The proteins below come from a single Procambarus clarkii isolate CNS0578487 chromosome 26, FALCON_Pclarkii_2.0, whole genome shotgun sequence genomic window:
- the LOC138368845 gene encoding zinc finger BED domain-containing protein 5-like, giving the protein MSIHKYFKKIDDNLEPTKPVAVGAAVDATRKDDVSNQDGAASQDLTEEKEASKTDASSSQKKRPKLRNDEHIAFGFFRTVHEASNPFPRGKCFFCNATYSNENVVPSKLARHLKTKHPEHQNKSKQFF; this is encoded by the coding sequence ATGTCAATTCACAAGTACTTCAAAAAGATTGATGACAATCTTGAGCCTACAAAACCTgttgcagttggtgcagcagttgatgCAACAAGAAAAGATGATGTTTCAAATCAAGATGGAGCTGCATCACAGgacctcacagaggaaaaggaggCTTCCAAAACGGATGCATCTTCATCACAAAAAAAGCGACCAAAACTGAGGAATGATGAGCACATTGCATTTGGATTCTTCCGGACAGTACATGAAGCTTCAAATCCCTTCCCACGAGGCAAGTGCTTCTTTTGTAATGCCACGTACAGTAATGAAAATGTTGTTCCTTCAAAACTTGCACGGCATTTAAAGACGAAGCACCCAGAACACCAAAACAAATCAAAACAATTTTTTTAG